GAATGCGCGCGTCCAGGGCGTCGAGGTCGTCGGTAGGAGTCACGGCCCCAGCGTACGGCCCGGTGATGGCGTGAAGGGCGACTGACCGGGAGCGGGCGGCCTGTCAGGGTGGGGCATGGCGAAGAAGAACGGGGCGGACCTCCACATCCCGGCAGAGGTGCGTGACAACGCGAGAAAGGGATTGAAGCTGCGCGAGGAATACGGGTACGGCGGCACCGAGGTCGGCGAGGAGATGGCCGAGACTCTGGCGGCGGGCGGCGAGGTCAGCGAGGAGCAGGTGCGGCACATCGCCCAGTACTTCCCCCGCCACGCCCACGACAACTTGGGCGAGACCGAGGAGAAGGGCAAGCCCTCG
This genomic stretch from Deinococcus sp. YIM 134068 harbors:
- a CDS encoding DNA-binding protein, which encodes MAKKNGADLHIPAEVRDNARKGLKLREEYGYGGTEVGEEMAETLAAGGEVSEEQVRHIAQYFPRHAHDNLGETEEKGKPSRGYIAWLLWGGDAGRAWSERAVEALNEA